TAAAGTGATGGGTATGAGTTTTCAGGACAGTAATTACATACAAAGTGCTTTACATATTGTAAGCATTTATAAATGCTATTAGTAGTAGTGAAAGTTCAAGTAATTGGCAGAGGTTTCCAAAGACCTATTATGTGACAGGCCCTCAGACTCACCTGCGTGCTCATGGAAAGCTAAGCCAACATAGGGAGAAATAACTCAAACATCTGACTGTGACACAGGAAAAACCGCATGTGCCAGACAGAAGAAATGTGGGTGGCCTGGAAAGTACATTGTTTCTGACAGGACACCAGGgaggcttctcagaggaggtgtCCTTTTGGCTGGGCCTTGAAGGATGACTAAGATTTCCACAGCTGGAGAGAGGGAGGATGGGCATTGCAGATGTGGAGTGTCTTGGTTTGGGTTCCCCCAGGAGGGGACCCTGACACAGGGACTCTAGTGTAAGCGGTTTATTTGGGGGGAGATTCCAGGGGGCACAgagactggggtggggagggggcaagaGAGGGGAAGACAGCCAAGAAAAGCAAGTGAATGAGCAGATGACCACTGTGCACTATGGGGGACAGCCCTACTGGGGACCCTCTGAAGAGCCACATGGAATGCACCCCAGGATAGTTGCAGGGGCACAGAAACTAGGGTATTTTTCAACTCCCACCTCTCTGTGTTTGGGGGTCCATCTTGGGACCCTCAACTCTGAGGCGGTTTCCCCCCCACCAGCCTGTTGCAGGCTTCCTGTGTTTCTCTGGGACCATCCTCATGCAGAGAGATGCAGGAAGGGGCAGAGAGTTACATTGCCACCTTAGGGGGCAGCAAGCCACAAACGGTCCCTTTCCTTCATGCCAGGCCCTCAGCACCTACCCTGTTATTTCAAACAACCCTACAGAGCCGGTGTTGTTGATACACACCCATTTGACAGGTGAGGAGAATGGGCTCAGGGAGGTCAGATGACCACAGCTGGTGGAGTTGGGGACCAGACGGGCAGGGCCTGATGTTCATGACCTTCTATCTGCCACAGAGTCCCTTTCTCTGCCCCCTTTTCCTCCTGTGCCTTCCTCACTCAGCATTCTCCCAAGGCCGGGGTGTCCTCCATTTCAGCTTCTAGAAGCCCGCTTGCTCTATAGGAAGGTGAGATCAGGGGAAACTCAGGCCTGGCACAAGCCGCACACTCCAGCCTGGGGTGTAGCAGGTTGCAGAGGAGCTTAAGCATGTGTGTTCAGTGGTGCCTTCTGTCCACAGACTGAGCAAGAATGGGGTGGCCTGTACCCCCCAGACTCCCAGCTGCTCTACGTCCTGTTTTTCAGCAGTGATACTTCCAGTGACTCTTATAGGAGGGGCTGAAAATCACAGAAGTTGGTGAATAAAAATGCCTTCTCCCTGATGCTTTCCCAAAGAGGGTCGCACGTTTATCCCACAAGGGGAGAGGCTAGTGCTCAGGAGCGTGTAGGAGTTGAGAACACTTGTGGCTGTACTGGTCACTATGGCTGCCACTGGCCACGTGTAGCTGCTGAGCCCTGAATGTGGCTGGTTCGACTGAGATGTGTCATTAAGTGTAAAACAGACACACTGGATTTAAAAGActtaatgcaaaataaaaatgtaaaatgtcccAATTTTTAATCTTGATTTCCCCATTGAAAtactaatattttgaatatattgggttaaacaatatatttcattaaaattaatttcacctgtttctttttatttattttaatgaggcCACTAgacatgtttatattaaaaagtGGCTTGCATTTTCTCTTGGACAGCACTTAAGATCACTGCATCTACAGATAACTATACAGTTTTTAACATTATAATTTTGACTCTTAAAGTGACCAACACATAGAATTACAAAAAAGTCTTGAATGGACCAGTAATGATGGACCAGAAAGAGGAGTTGAGGGCTTACTGACACATCAGGGGGTAGTGAACTGGAAAAGGCATGCCTGCACTGCGGATGGTCCTGGACCCAGGGTGAGAGGAACAGGCCTGTCTCTAGGGTGAGAGGCCTGCCCTGCCATCTCTTGAGTGCTGTGCAAAAGGGATAATAGTGAAAAAGAGCAAAAATCTGGGGCTCTCAGACATTTTTTAAGTTCATGTGAACGACCCCACATGAGCTTCCAAAAGATTTCCCCAGAATTCTGCAAATTCAGTCTTGCCTTTGATTGAGATGTGAATGTTGGGTCTTTGCTACTAAAGAAGTGTATTAGGACCAGAAGCAAAGATAGGGACACTGTTAACACAGGTACATAAAGTTGAGTGAAAGGTGTTTGCCTACAGTCCGATTAGAACAGTTCATCTGGGATCCTAGGAAGCTTCTTTTGACAATTATAGTTGCAGTATTTATGAGGTGGGCAAAGGTAGTAGATTTGATCAATCAGGATTAACTCCCCCCTACgccatctctctttctgtccccTGCAACTGCTGAGAGAGCAGGGCATCCAAGGGGAGATGCCAGACACAAGGGAACATCTTGGGAAAGATCCAGGCAACCAGAGCCTGAAAATGTCCTAATACCCTTAGTTAATATCCAGCAGATGATAGAAAAGATTAAGATGTCTTTTTTTGGATAAGACTTAACCAAGAAAAGAGTAAATCAGAGGTGTGTGTAAGAGAGATAGGGAAGGGGGTGTTAGTCAAATAACATCTGATTCAAGATTAGAAGAGAGAAACTGGTGCAGAAAAAAACTTCGTAACATTTTATGAAATATCAGCAAACAAGTGGGTATTTTCAGCCCAAATTGTTTTAGGTCGGGTTCCCTGGAAGCAGATTCTGAGATGGTAATTCTTAACCGAATATCCTTGTAAGTccgggaaaggaaatcccggggcaaaatacctctaaaaaccgaaatcagtcaaagggagaaataaagtttaaaatccgtttattgcttacaaactgcagtccagggccttttctctcctctgctccagaaggaagcaagccagcgagcaagccagcccctcctcttaacctctcaggttcagacacgccctcggttgcccaggtaattacccattgacatggagatgagcttctctccacccctgagggtatgcaaatgtactaaagccaggcgagatactctggaaatgttacaattttacccacagttctCTTGGAGGAGAACCCTCAGGAGAGGCCTGTAAGGGAGGAGGGTGAGCAGGGTGAGCAGGGTGAGCAGGGATTGGCCTCAGCCTGCCCCTGTTGGGTCTGGAGCGTGAGGGCACTACAGGCTTGCCCTGTCTACCGACAAGTGATGGACATTTCTACACCCATGTCATGCACATAGTGGCCACAGGCTGCCTCTCCCTGCAGCGGGGAGGTCAGTTGCCACGCGTCATTCCTTGGAGAAAGGGACAGCCAGGAGCTATTGCTGTGAGCACGCAGGATAACTGGGGAGTGAAGTACTGGTCCGGGAAAGAGGGTCTGGACGCGGGACCCCCAGCATCTACTGCACACGTAGCAGAGGGACTTGCTCTGTGTAAGTGAAGTTAAACAAGATCAGTGAGGCCCACGTGGGAATTATGGGTGTTGACCCACCTTTGGTCAAAATAGACCAAGGCAGGCCATGAGCTTTAAAGAAATGAATGTATATTCATTTCTCAGCCCGTGAAAAATATCATGGGTTTTTCTTTAGAGAatattcttttggtttttttttaaatgttcagattGGATTACCTGGGATGCACCCTAAGAATGGCCATTCTTGGAAAGAAGTGATTAGTTTTTGTACGCTGGGGGTTAGGTCTGTATTTTAGAGTAAATAATCACCACCACTTGCAGTGGCAGACCCGGGGCTAAGTGCCTGGACTCCGGCTTCTCTTGGACAAGCACCACCTGGGAGCATGGTGGGAAGGCAGAGTCACGTTTCTTGAAGGCCAGCTGGGTCAGGTGTGGTCTGGGCATTGTTTACCAGGATGGCCAGAGGTGCCAGCTCATCAGACAGATACAACGTTTATTGTAAGTATTTTATGTTTCTCAGTTGTAAAATGACTACTTATTCTGTATGAGACTTCAGCCGATATAAAAGCGGTGGAGAAGAAAGCGTAAGCCACTATAAACAGTTGAAAAGGGCCCACACATCTGTGGGGTCCCCAGCTCAGTCTTTGTGGGGAGGTGCCAGGGGGTGTAACCCCTATTTGTTGCAACTGTAGGGCTCTGACTAGAATAAAGGAGTCAGTTCAAGGCACCTGCCATTCCTGTAGAGGCTTGTGAGATCCAGAGAGAAGTGGAGGAATTCAGACTGGAGGTCAGGGGAAGCAGGGGGTGGAGGGCACCGTCAAAGCTGCGGttatctccccccacccccagcgccCTCTGGCCTTATCTTCTGTCAGGGCCGCACTGAGAGGGATGAGAAGGCAAACAAATCCCATCTTGattgaagaagaggaaacaatGGTGTCTTTGTTTGGAGTCTCAAGGGAAGGATTGACTGGATTGGGAAAAATGCAGATTGGGAGAAGTTTGGGGTTGGGGCAGACCGGAGGGAAAGAACAAAGTGACCCCTACCCCCTGTGGGTTGAGGGCTGCCGTGGGGGATTGCTCCCATCACTTATTAAATTCTCtcacttctgttttactttgactcactttttaactaaaaaagtcataggaaagggggaaaaaaatgaaagaaagaaagaaaaaaataagcctcCCTCTCCATGCCAAGCCCATTTCCACTCTGAATGcagaccaccatttttttttcctggaagttcTTAATACCTGTTACTTCTTTAATGTAATCTGTATCTTGGGGATGTGTCCTGTACCTGGGTGGGGAGACACCTCATTTCTTTCCACAGTTGTCAGAGTGTTTCTTAATACAAGATGATGACATGATTTCAGATATGGAGGCCCCATCATTTTCCCGTGTCCAGCTGATGGCACTTTACTTCCACTTTGGGTTTTTTCCCTGTTATTTCTCTTCTTAAAATTTCAGACAGTTATCCTTACAGATCCTCTGCTTACCTGTGTGAGGCTTTCGGTAGAGAATTTCCCTGAAGTGGGCTAAAGGGTAATAAACACGTTGTGATTTTTTAGGCATAGCCACATCGCTTCTGAGGAGGTTGCCCTAAATACTCCCACAGAGGCCTGTGAAAAGCTGCTTGCTGAAGTTCATGTGTGGATAAAGTTCAAAAAGGAGCACTTAGCTACAGCAAGGGAATCCTGCAAGCAGAAAGTGCCAGTAACAAAGAATTTTCTTTGGAATTGTGGGATATGAAGTTTGATTTCAGTAGTGGgcatagaaaatttgaaaagaagcCCTTTTTGATAAcccaatataaaatattttttggatgGTACTTCAGGCCTGTGGCCCAGTGTTTAAAAAGGGTGGTTAGTGAAGGTCTCATTCTCTCTCCCCCAGACACCTAGGAAACAGATTTGTAAAGATTACCCTTTTTCtgtgaaataaataatacatcGTCTGAAATAAATAACACATCCAAAAATGCATGCAAATACAACAAGTGTACATATAGGTACAATTTAAAGACAAATGCTAAATACCCACCGGCCAGTTCATGAGTAGAGCATACTTGGCATTTCCTGGAGCTGGACTGTAAACTCTGGAAGCTGTCTGTATCCCACTGAGTACTTAGTGTGTGCCTGCTCCTTTGAATGTGATGTCTCAGTTAATCCTCAGAGCAGCCTTACAAGTGGGTGtgaatattatccccattttacaggtggggaaactgaggcgtGAAGGGGTTCCACGAGCTAACCATGGCCTCAGTTAATGAGTAGCAGATGTGTGTGCGATGCTGGGCCTTTCGTGGCCTTGGACTCTGTTACTGTGTGGGTGTCAGCAGTTAATTatggctggtgggggtggggtcaggggtgGTTTTCAGTTCCATTATTCTACTGTAGACACAGACACGGACAAGATTGGCCTTTGCTCAAGAACACCAAGTGGAGTTCATGGCGGGTGGGGCTCCAGGAGGGAGGGGCTTCTTCCCCAGCCCAGAAAGGGTCACCAGGGGGCTGCTACATGACTATGTCTGCCTGCACCAATGAGTGAGGGATGAACGTGGTTATTTTCAGAGAGAGGAGGGGAAGCAGGTTTGCTTAAAATCGAATTGCCGTAACTAGAGCTTTGAGAGCCTACTGTCTTCTAACTTCGTGTCTGCAGGTCACCCGTTCTCCAAGCCAGGCTCAAATCCCACTCcaacctggggaaaaaaaaaaacaaaacccaacagtCATCCCCGTTTTCCCCATTGTCTGGACGACGCAGAGCTCTGGCGTCATCAAGCCTTTGCTGCCCGGCTGCCCTGCCCACAGAAGACGCTTGGCCAACCTGCCCAGTGTGAAGAGAGGAGGGAGCTTGACATTTGGTCCTGGCACCCCGGCCTCTGGGCAGAgggcggggagggggctgggATCAGGCGGAGCAACGCCTCGCCTCCACTTCCTGTTACCTTTTCGGGTCCCCGCTGGGGGTGGGGACCTCTGTAGGACTGGAAACAATCCCTTTCCGGGATCCTGGGCTAACTTCTGGTGAAGTGTGCTGGTTGCCACGTGCTTAGTTTGGATGTTGTAAAACCGGTTATTTCCAATAACCGGTCTCCCGGTGACGTTCTGTTGATGAGCTGCGGGTTTGAAATGATGTTTGTCGCTTCATCTGCCAGAGGTGGTTGGGGGAAGCCGGCTGCCATATGAGCCAGAAGGCCTGAAAAACACAAAGCCCTCTACGGCACAAATGTGAAACCTAAAGGAGGCAAATTCCTTAAATTTGTAGAAACCTTGCCCTAAAGATGTGAGCACACTTTCCCTGTGCCAGTAGGGTTCATTCAGTcgttcatttaaaaattacttactgTGCACCTATTATATGCCAAGTATGAGTTTATAAAGGAGTTTCTTAACTTGGGGCAGTTTTTCTAGAATGGAATATAAGGTAGGCCTGCGTTCTGCTTGAGGAGGCTGGAGTAACATCTGACAGCTCACCATCACATTGATCCAACAGTTTTTTATCACAGGATTTGCCTCACATGTGTACTTCTGGACTTGACctggaagaaaaatgaaagtggTTGATTGGTTCAGGTGGTTGGGTGGGGGAATGTTTTCCTCCATTTTGACTCCTTCATCATCTGTGTACTTAAAGACTTCATGAATGGAAGTGGTTCTTTTGACCCCTCTCCATGAGCCACCATTGAGGGACTGGGGACATTTAGCCTCGAAGGGAAGATGTGGAATACATGGCTGCCTTCAGACCCCCGAAGTGCCTCCATCTGCTTACTTTGGCGTTGTTTTAGACCTATGACTCTCAAAAGAGGTCCTGGTAGGAGCAGCCTCAGCCTCACCCGGGAGCATGTTAGAAATGCACTCTCAGCCCACCCCAGAACCAGAAACACTAGGGGTGGGGCCTGAAACTGCATTCCAACAGGCTCCCAGGTGAGGGGATATAATGTAACTGCTGCTCTGTGACCCGCCCGTTGGTACCAGGTTGTCCAGGGCAGGgtgatgtgatgtgatgtgagGGTGCATGCTTGAGTTGTGCTCCCTCCATCTCTGGTTTTTAAAGGATAGGATTTGGGTGCATCTGCAAATGGTGCCACTTGCAATCACCTGGATGGACCCTGAGGGCATGATGCCATGGTGTGGTTGCAAAGGAGTGACAGGGAACTGTAAGCACCAATATGGAAAAATCCCCAGGAATgttggtaaattaaaaaaagttgattttgaaaatgtctttggATATGTTTGCTTCCATTAAAGCAGGGATAGTAAAATcataataaattcttatttttgtataaataaaatatttaaacattttaaggtGTGAGTTTTAATACACCTACTTTTCAATACTTTTCAACAACTAGAACATTCTGGGGAAAatacaaccattaaaaaaaaatacgaaAACATTTACATAGGGGCACACATTTTTCCTCTCGCCTCAAGCCCCAGGATGGTGCAACGTGGGACTCTCGGATCCTGTCCTTATTTAAAATCTTGATAAACTATTCATCATGGATTTGTTTGGtatgtattttgatttttaaaatattattaatctTGACTGATGAGGTTTTGGCTTACTCTTAAATTTTGTGCCTGAGGCTTTGACGATTCCCCTAGGCAGTGGTCCTCCTGGCCTCTGGGCCCTAAGATGGTCTGAGGGTGGTGGCAACGCCTCTCTGCTCTGTGTACTCCCAGCACAATATTCACCCTCCCCGGTGCTTCTGTGCTTATGGGACACTGTGCTTCCTTTACAGCCTAGATCACCTCCTTTAGAGCCTGAGTTAGGTCTTACTTGCACCTCTCTATCTGACATTGCAACCTCACATCAGGGTGAGCACCAATAGTGGAAACAGGAATGAGAGCTCTGATTAGGCTGAGCTCCCTGGATCATGTGACACAGTGAACTCTCCATCTAGAAGACAGGCTCCACTAGGATTAGCCCGATTCTAAAGCCTGCCTGAGATCTGGATTGGAAATGCTTTCCTAACTAGCAGGTGTCATCAGTGTCCTGCCCATGACTCCTGCCATCTTTGGGCACACCTGTCCATGTTGCAGCTGCCCGCACCTGCGACCCTGCTGGAACAGGTGGATGGAGACCCCAACTCCCGAGGGGCAGGATTACGGGGGGGTGCATCATCTGTGCTCTGCCCCCACTTTGCCCAGTGGAATTGGACTCTGGGGGCCCACAGCAGTGATTGGCTTGCTGAATGTCCCCTGTAGGGGCACCTTCCAGTGCCTGCCTCGCTTTACTCCCCTGCAGGTGCTGCCTGGGGTCCTCTCCCATATAACTCTTTGTACTGGAATCTTTGTTGCAGTGTCCGTTTCCAGGAAAGGCCAAACTAAAATAGAAACTAGATTACTTTACCCACCATAAAATCAAAACATGGAGGCATAAAGTGGGGAGAATAAAACTCCCCTCCCAAAGCCAGgtagtggtttttttctttttgctgtttgcATCCATTTTTGTTGTTTGCTCACATGGATGTTGTGAACCTTTGCATAGTTTTGTCTCCTGCCTTAATCATCTTTCTCATGTTGGATCCCCGGTTAggatgattttgtttttctctctatttcttccacccctcagcccctggcaaccatttttcttctgtttcctatgagtttgacttttctGCAAAGAAGTGATACCATGCAGGATTTGTCTTACTctgttggcttatttcactcggCATCGTGCCCacagggtccatccatgttattgcaaatggcaggatttccttctttcttgttgctgaataacattccattgtatttatgtaccacatctttccattcatttgatgatggacacttgggttgtttccttatcttggctgTAGTGAATAGAATAAAGCTGCAGTTAACATTCCTTCAGGTACATACCcaggagtgggatttctgggtcatatggtagttctacttttaaggcatctccatactgtttcccatagtggctgcaccaatttacattcccaccaacagtgcaccagGATTTTCCCCATATCCTCACTGGCACTTGctacttgtctttttgatgaaggcgttctaacaggtgtgaggtcatAAGCAACTCCCTGATGAGtggtgttgagcaccttttcatgtacctgttggccctTTGTGTATCTTGGAAAATTGTGTATTCAGTTCCTTGGTCTGTTTTtgaatcaggttttttttttgctatggGGTTGTGCAGGATCTGTTTAAATGGCTTCCTAGTTGGGAGGCTCTGGTGTGGCCGTGACCATCTGCTGACATCTGCCCATCGCCCTTGCAGGCATCCGCCCCTACAAATGTGACATCTGCAGCAAAGCCTTCACCCAGCGCTGCTCCCTGGAGTCCCACCTGAAGAAGATCCACGGCGTACAGCAGCAGTATGCGTATAAGCAGCGCCGGGACAAGCTCTATGTCTGTGAGGATTGTGGCTACACGGGCCCCACCCAGGAGGACCTGTATCTGCACGTGGACAGTGCCCACCCAGGCAGCGCGTTTCTCAAAAAGACATCCAAAAAGCTCGCGGCTCTTTTGCAGAATAAGCTGACGTCCACGCTCCCAGGGAATGCCAGCCTGAGCGAGGAGGAGGAGAAGTGAGGGGGCTGGGGAGACGCCAGTATGGCCACGTTTACACCGAGCTTTGGTTTTGAAGGTCCCCCCCTCAGCTTTCTAATTGCAAGTGTTTGGTTCATCTCTGTCCTTTTGGGGCCTCAGCAGGGGGATCTGCTCCAAGGCTTTCAGGCCCCTTGAAACTCATGTCCTGTTGAATGCAGTAACAGTAATGAGAGTCTGCGGATGGCCGAGATCACCATGCAggacttgtttctttgttttttttggatTTTCACATGTGGAGGCAGAGGTGTTCTTAGACCATCATTTTAGGTGCCTTGAAATAAAAGTACTCCCACTTGAAATGCTACTCAAGCAAGGAAAATGAATTTTACTGTTCTGAGAGTTTATaggaattattttaataaacaaaatgttcttgtgAAACAGGAGAGCGTTGAGCTATAGCTCCATGTTTAAAGCTTGTTGTGTGACGTTCAACCTCAGATTATTTCGAATTAGTGGGTGGGTTTGAAGAAGCAAGTCTTGAGCATTGGGTAGGAGAACAGATGGCGTATGAAAAGTTACTGCTGACCAGCTGCCCCTGCTGCTGATGGGCAGAGCCACCCGGGGTCAACGGGGCAGACAACTTGCCATCGCTTTGGCTGCTTTCTGTGGCCCTGGGCTTCCTGCAGAGCTGCCTCTGGCTTTCTGGGGCTGGGACTCGTGGGCTAAAGGCCCTTCTCCCTCCAGGAGGCCGGCACTGGGGCAGACGTGGACAGCAAGGAGTGCTCACCGGTGCAGGCGGTGCTCTTGGGTGTGGGACAGTGGTGTCAGCAGGCTCCTTCAGGGCATGTGACCGCTGAGCACAGTGACCTTTGGCCACCTGCATCTCCCCCTGGGAGGCCTGGGAGGTTAGCAATAAAGCCAACTTGAGATGGAGACAGGGCAAAAGGGGGGCAGCAGACCATGGGGGAGAGGGGTGGTGACCGGTCTCAGGGTCCTAGCATGAGGGGGGCAGCAGGCCACAGGGGGAGAGGGATGGTGACTGGTCTCAGGGTCCTCACATGAGGGGGGCAGCAGGAAAGGCCCAGAACCCTCAGGGCACCAGTGACCAGGAGATTCACCCCAGTCCCACGAGTGGCCTCCTGAGCTGAGGGAAGAGCTGGGCAACTACCACATTGTGCTCTGGCCGCTTGCCCCTATCCCTGGTGCTGCCTGGGCTGAGTGCCTCAGGTCAATTTCCACCCTGGAAAACCTGGAAAATCTTGCTTTGGGACCAGCTTCTCCTTAGTCTAGGGAAATGTTTGGATGATGGGCCATGTTCTTATTACTTCCTCCCTCATTGTCCCCTCTGCCTCCTGTCCTGTCTTCCCCCGCCACCCCACTTGTCTTCCTGCTTTGCTCTTCACACTGTGGGCCAGACATTAAGCCAGAGCCAGACAGTTTAAGTAGCATATCCTATAACTTGACTTAACATTTCTCTCCCAGGTCAGCACTTCTCtttcagaaggaaggaaatgaaccCTTTTGTTGGGCATCTGTGGCGTGCTGGGCACTGAGCTGGGCATTCCTTGCACTGCGTTCTCTGGAGCACCCCCCAGGGGTCAGCATCCCCATGCCCGTGAGCAGATGAGGCAGCTTCAGGGGCCAGCAGAGTGACCAGAGGAAGGGGCTAGGGATTCTAATCTGGTCAAACGCTGTTTTCCCTGTCTTTCCCCATCCTCCAttcaaaatgcaaagaaaagacCTCTTTTCGACTTGGACCACCAAAAGGCAGGCCTGATACTGAACAGTCTTTCAGGGCTCCTCACCCACCCAGCACCAGCCTGAAGGGCTGACCTGGGTCCACCTCTGCCTCATCTGAAGCTCAGGGTGCTTGGGCTAAGGCTTCAGCACCACATGATCCGCATGGCCACACTCGAGCATCAGCGATGGCAAGTGTTGAACTTGGGGCCTGTGGCAGCACAGTGGGATGTTGGGGGACGGCATGGTGCAGCCTCCTAGGACATAGCGAGTGCTGAGGGGTCAACCCTGGCTCTAGTGGGCAAGTGATTGACAGTGTGTTGTGTCTCCCAGTACTTGATACAGAGGAGCGAGAGGCTACAAGGCAGATTTACTTCCCTCAGTTATCTGGGTGATTTagacaacaaaaaaaagcattcCTGTAAGGACCATCTAAATAACTCTGGCTTGGTCCCTGGCCTGTGGACTGTTTTGCACATACAATTGTGAACTAGTTGATGTGACTTTCTGTTCAGACTTCCTGTTTTTATTAAACAGGACTCTtggttgcaagtaacagaaactcAGTTTAAAATGAccttaacagaaaagaaaa
This sequence is a window from Manis pentadactyla isolate mManPen7 chromosome 5, mManPen7.hap1, whole genome shotgun sequence. Protein-coding genes within it:
- the OVOL2 gene encoding transcription factor Ovo-like 2 isoform X2, encoding MSSRMRKEQTPTSQFTTGTCSDAAVHSCDLCGKGFRLQRMLNRHLKCHNQVKRHLCTFCGKGFNDTFDLKRHVRTHTGIRPYKCDICSKAFTQRCSLESHLKKIHGVQQQYAYKQRRDKLYVCEDCGYTGPTQEDLYLHVDSAHPGSAFLKKTSKKLAALLQNKLTSTLPGNASLSEEEEK